In Nostoc sp. GT001, a genomic segment contains:
- a CDS encoding photosystem I assembly protein Ycf4 translates to MTTSTTINKGDRLLHQNVLGSRRFSNYWWATIVTLGASGFLLSGISSYLKVNLLIVSDPTQLVFVPQGLVMGLYGAAGLLLATYLWLVILLDVGGGYNEFNQETGAIKIFRWGFPGKNRRIQIDSRIEDVQSVLIDVKEGLNPRRALYLRIKGRRDIPLTRVGQPLSLTELETEGAKLARFLGVSLEGL, encoded by the coding sequence ATGACGACATCAACAACGATTAACAAAGGCGATCGCCTCCTGCACCAAAATGTTCTCGGTTCTCGTCGGTTCAGTAACTACTGGTGGGCAACTATCGTTACCTTGGGAGCAAGCGGCTTTTTATTGTCTGGAATATCCAGTTATTTAAAAGTTAATTTACTCATAGTTTCCGATCCCACTCAACTGGTATTCGTCCCCCAAGGATTAGTGATGGGGTTATATGGTGCTGCTGGCTTGCTATTAGCCACATACCTGTGGCTAGTGATTTTATTGGATGTTGGAGGCGGTTACAACGAATTTAATCAGGAAACTGGCGCAATCAAAATCTTCCGCTGGGGGTTTCCTGGTAAAAACCGCCGAATTCAGATTGATAGCCGCATAGAAGATGTCCAATCTGTACTAATAGACGTAAAAGAAGGTCTTAACCCCCGTCGCGCCCTCTATCTACGCATTAAGGGACGACGAGATATACCCTTAACACGGGTTGGACAACCCTTATCTTTAACAGAGTTGGAAACAGAAGGCGCAAAGTTAGCCCGCTTTTTGGGAGTGTCGTTAGAAGGACTTTAG
- the psbC gene encoding photosystem II reaction center protein CP43 yields the protein MVTLSNRPNILGGAGRDQESTGFAWWSGNARLINLSGKLLGAHVAHAGLIVFWAGAMTLFEVAHFIPEKPMYEQGLILLPHLATQGWGVGAGGEVIDTFPYFVVGVLHLISSAVLGFGGIYHAVRGPETLEEYSSFFGYDWKDKNKMTNIIGFHLIILGCGALLLVLKAMFFGGLYDTWAPGGGDVRIITNPTLNPAVIFGYVIKSPFGGEGWIISVDNLEDVVGGHIWIAFILISGGIFHILTKPFAWSRRASIWSGEAYLSYSLGALSLMGFIASIYVWFNNTVYPSEFYGPTGPEASQAQALTFLIRDQRLGANVGSAQGPTGLGKYLMRSPTGEIIFGGETMRFWDFRGPWLEPLRGPNGLDLEKIKNDIQPWQARRAAEYMTHAPLGSLNSVGGVATEINSFNYVSPRAWLATSHFVLGFFFLVGHLWHAGRARAAAGGFEKGINRDTEPVMFMDDLD from the coding sequence GTGGTAACGCTCTCTAATAGACCAAATATCTTAGGCGGCGCTGGACGCGACCAAGAATCCACTGGGTTTGCTTGGTGGTCTGGTAACGCACGTTTAATCAACCTATCTGGCAAACTACTGGGCGCTCATGTTGCCCACGCTGGTTTGATTGTATTCTGGGCTGGAGCGATGACTTTGTTTGAAGTCGCTCACTTCATTCCTGAAAAGCCAATGTACGAACAGGGCTTGATCCTGTTACCTCACCTCGCCACTCAGGGCTGGGGTGTTGGTGCTGGTGGTGAAGTTATCGATACCTTCCCCTACTTTGTTGTTGGTGTACTCCACCTAATTTCCTCAGCCGTCCTTGGCTTTGGCGGTATCTATCATGCCGTTCGTGGCCCAGAAACCTTAGAAGAATATTCTTCTTTCTTTGGTTATGACTGGAAAGACAAGAACAAGATGACCAACATCATCGGATTCCATCTAATTATTTTGGGATGCGGTGCATTGCTTTTAGTGTTAAAGGCAATGTTCTTTGGTGGTTTGTATGACACCTGGGCACCAGGCGGTGGTGATGTTCGGATTATTACCAACCCGACACTGAACCCAGCAGTTATCTTCGGTTATGTAATCAAGTCTCCCTTTGGTGGCGAAGGCTGGATTATTAGCGTCGATAACTTAGAAGATGTGGTCGGTGGTCACATCTGGATTGCCTTTATCTTAATTTCTGGTGGTATTTTCCACATTCTTACCAAGCCTTTTGCTTGGTCACGTCGTGCATCCATCTGGTCTGGTGAGGCTTACCTCTCCTACAGCTTGGGCGCTCTGTCGTTGATGGGCTTCATTGCCTCCATCTATGTTTGGTTTAACAACACCGTTTACCCCAGCGAATTTTACGGTCCTACTGGTCCAGAAGCTTCTCAAGCTCAGGCTTTGACCTTCTTGATTCGTGACCAACGCTTGGGTGCTAACGTCGGTTCTGCCCAAGGTCCTACTGGTCTAGGTAAATACCTGATGCGCTCTCCAACTGGTGAAATCATCTTTGGTGGTGAAACCATGCGCTTCTGGGATTTCCGTGGCCCTTGGTTAGAGCCTCTACGTGGTCCTAATGGTCTTGATTTGGAAAAAATCAAGAATGATATTCAGCCTTGGCAAGCTCGTCGCGCCGCTGAATACATGACCCACGCTCCTCTGGGTTCTTTGAACTCCGTGGGTGGTGTGGCTACTGAAATTAACTCTTTCAACTACGTATCTCCTCGCGCTTGGTTGGCGACTTCTCACTTCGTACTAGGATTCTTCTTCTTAGTTGGTCACTTGTGGCACGCTGGTCGCGCACGGGCTGCGGCTGGTGGTTTTGAGAAAGGAATTAACCGTGACACTGAGCCAGTGATGTTCATGGACGACCTAGATTAG
- a CDS encoding PCP reductase family protein, with protein sequence MNDDANFIDALRWTSEAKEKLQNIPFFVRSQAKARIEQLAREAVQEVVTADLVEQARLEFGQ encoded by the coding sequence ATGAATGATGATGCCAATTTTATTGATGCTTTGCGATGGACATCTGAAGCTAAGGAAAAGTTACAAAATATTCCCTTTTTTGTCCGCTCTCAAGCTAAAGCCAGAATTGAACAGCTAGCTCGTGAAGCAGTTCAAGAGGTTGTTACCGCTGATTTGGTAGAACAGGCTAGGCTTGAGTTTGGACAATAA
- a CDS encoding Uma2 family endonuclease: MTVAKNRADRVMLYDISWQQFENLLKDLGEHRAARLAYDRTTLEIMTPLPEHEHYKEVISDLVKEIADVLDLDYESYGSTTWKRESRMAGLESDNCFYFQNEATVRGRLDLDLRQDPPPDLALEIDVTSKSLNRFPIYARLGVPELWCYDSGELKIYLLQNGEYVESEKSLVFPTLAIRDLPKLIEQNRANGRRAIRQAVREWVKKGGKGELPS; the protein is encoded by the coding sequence ATGACAGTCGCCAAGAATCGAGCAGACCGAGTAATGCTTTACGACATTAGCTGGCAACAGTTTGAAAATCTTCTAAAAGACTTGGGGGAGCATCGGGCAGCACGGTTAGCTTACGATCGCACTACTTTGGAAATTATGACACCTTTACCTGAACACGAACATTACAAAGAGGTAATTAGTGATTTAGTCAAAGAAATCGCTGATGTGCTGGATTTAGACTATGAAAGTTATGGCTCGACTACTTGGAAACGAGAAAGCCGAATGGCAGGGTTAGAGTCAGATAACTGCTTCTATTTCCAGAATGAAGCTACGGTTCGGGGTAGATTGGATCTGGACTTGAGACAAGACCCACCGCCTGATTTGGCACTGGAAATTGATGTTACCAGTAAGTCTTTAAATCGTTTTCCCATTTATGCCCGCCTGGGAGTACCAGAACTCTGGTGTTATGATTCCGGTGAACTCAAGATTTATCTCCTGCAAAATGGGGAATATGTCGAGTCAGAGAAGAGTCTGGTGTTTCCTACTTTAGCAATTCGGGATCTGCCGAAACTGATTGAGCAAAATCGGGCAAATGGCAGACGGGCAATTCGTCAGGCGGTTCGGGAATGGGTGAAAAAAGGCGGGAAGGGTGAACTACCCAGTTAA